The following are from one region of the Moritella sp. 24 genome:
- a CDS encoding DEAD/DEAH box helicase, with amino-acid sequence MGFSALNLNQNLINTVTKLGYETPTPIQAQAIPAILEGRDIMGGAQTGTGKTAAFALPIIHLLTANASEATAKKQIRALVLTPTRELSQQVHKSFETYSEESELTAALAYGGVSINPQVKALAQGADILVATPGRLLDLLDRETLTLEFVEKIVFDEADRMLDMGFMEEIRRILKHLPKKRQTMLFSATFDDAIFKLSKSLLRDPLLVEVDTRNAAAEQVEQIVYAVDTDRKRELTSYLIGSRNWHQVLIFTRTKQGADNLAKEMCKDGIKTIAVHGDKSQGARERGLEDFKAGKVRALVATDVAARGLDIEQLKHVINFELPFKAEDYIHRIGRTGRAGLSGTATSLVSIGENWLLEEIETLLDTRLVAQWLPGYEPDLSKPVDDGRGKGGGKDKGNSRTADKRRAKNRSYGKKTNNRAKKDVKPSR; translated from the coding sequence ATGGGTTTTTCTGCTTTAAATCTTAATCAAAATTTAATTAATACTGTTACCAAGTTGGGCTATGAAACGCCTACACCAATTCAAGCTCAGGCTATTCCAGCAATATTGGAAGGGCGTGACATCATGGGTGGTGCTCAAACGGGTACTGGTAAAACAGCTGCATTTGCATTGCCTATAATTCACTTGTTAACAGCTAACGCATCAGAAGCTACAGCGAAAAAACAAATCCGTGCATTAGTATTAACGCCAACACGTGAATTATCACAACAAGTACATAAAAGCTTTGAAACATACAGCGAAGAAAGCGAACTAACCGCTGCGCTTGCTTATGGTGGCGTAAGTATTAATCCACAAGTTAAAGCGCTGGCGCAAGGTGCAGACATTTTAGTGGCAACACCAGGTCGTTTACTTGATCTGTTAGATCGTGAGACGCTGACACTTGAGTTTGTTGAAAAGATCGTATTCGATGAAGCTGACCGTATGTTAGATATGGGGTTCATGGAAGAAATCCGTCGTATCTTAAAACATCTGCCTAAGAAACGTCAGACGATGTTATTCTCGGCAACCTTTGATGATGCAATCTTCAAGCTAAGTAAGAGCTTATTAAGAGATCCACTATTAGTTGAAGTTGATACGCGTAATGCAGCGGCTGAACAAGTTGAACAAATTGTTTATGCTGTTGATACTGATCGTAAGCGTGAATTAACGTCTTATTTGATTGGTTCTCGTAACTGGCATCAAGTTTTAATCTTTACGCGTACTAAGCAGGGTGCAGATAACCTAGCAAAAGAAATGTGTAAAGATGGTATTAAGACAATCGCTGTACATGGTGATAAATCACAGGGCGCACGTGAACGTGGTCTTGAAGATTTTAAAGCGGGTAAAGTACGTGCATTAGTAGCAACAGACGTTGCTGCTCGTGGTCTTGATATTGAACAGCTTAAACATGTAATTAACTTTGAACTACCGTTTAAAGCAGAAGATTATATTCACCGTATCGGTCGTACAGGTCGTGCTGGTTTATCTGGTACAGCGACATCGCTAGTAAGTATTGGTGAAAACTGGTTACTAGAAGAAATCGAAACACTGCTTGATACACGTCTCGTTGCACAGTGGTTACCGGGTTATGAACCAGACCTAAGCAAGCCTGTTGATGATGGCCGTGGTAAGGGTGGCGGTAAAGATAAAGGCAACAGCCGTACTGCTGACAAACGTCGTGCTAAAAATCGTTCTTACGGTAAGAAAACGAATAACCGTGCGAAGAAAGACGTAAAACCAAGTCGTTAA
- a CDS encoding formate/nitrite transporter family protein gives MSALKPAEFVQTMIDVGEAKVRTGTRDLILRGTMAGIILSLAVVVALTAITQTGIGLVGALVFPVGFCILSLMGYDLLTGVFGLAPLAKFDNRKGISWNRILRCWGLIGLGNLIGSLIVAFLIALVFTTNFSVEAGAVGQKFIGATMARTVGYAEHGFDGWITVFVKGILCNLMVCLGVIGNMTARTVAGKIAAMWLPIFIFFSLVFEHAVVNMFLFPLGMLLGADVGIATWLNWNLIPTLLGNLVGGLLFTCIPLYLTHAKTAPALSEETGNSTVSVGKTAKA, from the coding sequence ATGTCTGCTTTAAAACCCGCTGAATTCGTTCAGACTATGATTGATGTTGGTGAAGCTAAAGTGCGAACAGGGACTAGAGACCTTATTTTACGTGGCACTATGGCTGGTATTATCCTTTCTTTAGCTGTCGTGGTTGCGTTAACTGCTATCACTCAAACAGGGATTGGTCTTGTTGGTGCGTTGGTTTTCCCTGTCGGTTTTTGTATTCTAAGTTTAATGGGTTATGACCTCTTAACTGGTGTTTTTGGACTTGCACCATTGGCTAAATTTGATAACCGTAAAGGTATTAGTTGGAATCGAATTCTACGTTGCTGGGGCTTGATTGGTCTAGGTAACCTTATCGGTTCTCTGATCGTAGCCTTCCTTATCGCCCTTGTATTTACGACTAACTTCAGTGTTGAAGCGGGTGCGGTAGGACAAAAATTCATTGGTGCAACGATGGCTCGTACAGTGGGTTATGCTGAACATGGTTTTGATGGTTGGATCACTGTGTTTGTGAAAGGTATTCTTTGTAACCTAATGGTTTGCTTAGGTGTTATTGGTAATATGACCGCTCGTACAGTGGCTGGTAAAATTGCAGCAATGTGGTTACCTATCTTCATTTTCTTCTCATTAGTATTTGAACATGCTGTTGTGAACATGTTTTTATTCCCACTAGGTATGTTATTAGGCGCAGATGTAGGTATTGCTACTTGGTTAAATTGGAACCTTATCCCAACGTTGTTAGGTAACCTAGTTGGTGGCCTGCTATTTACGTGTATTCCGTTATATTTAACGCACGCAAAAACAGCCCCAGCACTAAGTGAAGAGACTGGAAATTCTACTGTATCAGTTGGTAAAACAGCTAAAGCATAA
- the nirB gene encoding nitrite reductase large subunit NirB codes for MSKVRLVIIGNGMVGHRYIEDLVEKAEIENFDVTVFCEEPRVAYDRVHLSSYFSHHTADELSLVKEGFYDKHNINVLIGERAININRSQKIIYSNSGREIKYDKLIMATGSKPWVPPIKGNESKDCFVYRTIEDLKTIEATAKRSKSGVVIGGGLLGLEAAGALKALGVETHVIEFSPVLMAEQLDREGGEQLRKKIEKLGVQVHTSKNTLEIVAEGETARNTMMFADGTSLEVDFIVFSTGIRPQDKLAHQSGLATGRRGGITISDHCITSDSDVYAIGECASWNEQFFGLVAPGYKMAQVAVDHLLGNDNAFEGADMSAKLKLLGVKVGSIGDANGRTPGCKSFVYLDETEEVYKRIIVSEDGKKLLGAVLIGDTSDYGSLLQLKLNDMDLPEHPDSLILPAHAGGDKPAMGADSLPESAVLCSCFDVTKGKIAAAVADGHTTMGEIKAVTKAGTGCGGCLPLITQVLNSELAKSGIEVKNHLCGHFEYSRQELFHLIRIEGIKTFDELLTKYGKGYGCEVCKPTVGSILASCWGDHVLSRDNVGLQDTNDNFLGNMQKDGTYSVIPRMAGGEVTPQALSVLADVAAEYNLYTKITGAQRIGLFGAHKGDLPTIWKKLIAGGYETGQAYAKALRMAKTCVGSTWCRFGVQDSVGLGVLLENRYKGIRTPHKMKFGVSGCTRECAEAQGKDLGIIATDAGWNMYVCGNGGMNPRHADLLASDLDEATLLQYIDRFLMFYVRTADKLQRTSVWMDNLDGGVDYLRDVVVNNKLGINEQLETDINKLIADYQCEWSEVVESEEQQKRFAHFINSDEQDKNVRFVTARDQHRPATIAEKDTYAITVGEHA; via the coding sequence ATGAGCAAAGTCAGACTGGTTATTATTGGTAACGGTATGGTTGGCCACCGTTACATTGAAGACTTAGTAGAAAAAGCTGAAATCGAAAATTTTGATGTAACTGTTTTTTGTGAAGAACCCCGTGTAGCCTACGATCGTGTCCACCTCTCTTCTTATTTCTCACACCATACTGCGGATGAATTATCACTCGTAAAAGAAGGTTTTTACGATAAGCACAACATCAACGTATTGATTGGTGAGCGTGCTATTAATATTAACCGCTCGCAAAAAATCATTTATTCAAACTCTGGTCGTGAAATTAAATACGACAAGTTAATCATGGCGACAGGGTCAAAACCTTGGGTACCGCCAATTAAAGGTAACGAGAGCAAGGACTGTTTTGTTTATCGTACTATTGAAGATTTAAAAACCATTGAAGCGACAGCAAAACGCAGTAAAAGCGGTGTTGTTATCGGTGGTGGTTTATTAGGACTTGAAGCCGCTGGCGCATTAAAAGCGTTAGGTGTAGAAACACATGTGATTGAGTTCTCGCCAGTATTAATGGCAGAGCAGTTAGACCGTGAGGGCGGTGAGCAGCTACGCAAGAAAATTGAAAAACTAGGTGTGCAAGTTCACACCAGTAAAAACACCTTAGAGATTGTTGCCGAAGGTGAAACTGCACGTAATACCATGATGTTTGCTGATGGCACATCGCTTGAAGTTGATTTCATTGTTTTCTCTACGGGTATTCGTCCGCAAGATAAACTCGCACATCAATCAGGTTTAGCAACGGGTCGCCGCGGTGGTATCACGATCAGTGACCATTGTATTACTAGCGATAGTGATGTTTACGCAATTGGTGAATGTGCATCTTGGAATGAACAATTCTTTGGTTTAGTTGCACCGGGTTACAAAATGGCGCAGGTAGCTGTTGACCATTTATTAGGTAATGACAACGCATTCGAAGGTGCTGACATGAGTGCTAAGCTGAAATTGCTTGGTGTGAAAGTGGGCAGTATCGGTGATGCAAATGGTCGTACACCAGGTTGTAAGAGCTTTGTTTATCTTGATGAAACAGAAGAAGTATACAAGCGTATTATTGTTTCAGAAGACGGTAAAAAGCTACTCGGTGCAGTATTAATCGGTGATACATCGGATTACGGCAGCCTGTTACAACTTAAATTAAATGACATGGATTTACCTGAACATCCAGATAGCTTGATTTTACCTGCCCATGCGGGTGGTGATAAACCTGCAATGGGCGCAGATTCATTACCTGAGTCTGCGGTATTGTGTTCTTGTTTTGATGTAACTAAAGGCAAGATCGCTGCTGCAGTTGCTGATGGCCATACCACAATGGGCGAAATCAAAGCAGTAACGAAAGCGGGTACAGGTTGTGGTGGTTGTTTACCACTTATCACGCAAGTATTGAATTCAGAACTGGCTAAATCGGGAATTGAAGTGAAAAACCATTTGTGTGGCCACTTTGAATATTCTCGCCAAGAGCTATTCCATCTTATTCGTATTGAAGGCATTAAGACGTTTGACGAACTGCTGACTAAATACGGTAAAGGTTACGGTTGTGAAGTGTGTAAACCGACGGTTGGTTCTATCTTAGCGTCTTGCTGGGGTGACCATGTACTGAGTCGTGACAATGTTGGCCTGCAAGATACCAATGATAACTTCTTAGGTAACATGCAAAAAGACGGTACTTACTCTGTTATTCCTCGTATGGCGGGTGGTGAAGTAACACCACAAGCATTATCGGTTTTGGCTGATGTTGCTGCTGAATACAACCTTTATACCAAGATCACTGGCGCACAGCGTATTGGTTTGTTCGGTGCTCATAAAGGTGACTTACCAACAATTTGGAAGAAGCTAATTGCTGGTGGTTATGAGACTGGCCAAGCATATGCTAAAGCACTACGTATGGCTAAAACTTGTGTGGGTAGCACCTGGTGTCGCTTTGGTGTGCAAGACAGTGTTGGTTTAGGTGTGTTACTTGAAAATCGCTATAAAGGCATTCGTACACCGCACAAAATGAAATTTGGTGTGTCAGGTTGTACACGTGAATGCGCAGAAGCACAGGGCAAAGATTTAGGTATTATCGCAACTGACGCAGGCTGGAACATGTATGTGTGTGGTAACGGCGGTATGAACCCGCGTCACGCAGACCTACTTGCATCAGACTTAGATGAAGCAACATTACTACAGTATATCGACCGTTTCCTCATGTTCTACGTACGAACAGCAGACAAGTTACAACGTACTTCGGTATGGATGGATAACCTAGACGGTGGTGTTGATTACTTACGTGATGTTGTTGTTAACAATAAACTCGGTATCAATGAGCAACTTGAAACAGACATCAATAAACTGATTGCTGATTATCAATGTGAATGGTCTGAAGTGGTTGAAAGTGAAGAGCAGCAAAAACGTTTTGCTCACTTCATTAACAGCGATGAGCAAGACAAGAACGTACGCTTTGTTACTGCACGTGACCAGCATCGTCCAGCAACTATCGCAGAAAAAGACACATACGCAATCACAGTGGGAGAGCACGCATGA
- the nirD gene encoding nitrite reductase small subunit NirD produces the protein MSKWINVCQLNDITPNTGVCALVNGKQVAIFRPRDNEELFAIDNMDPFAKSNVLSRGLICEHDEQLWVASPLKKQRFNLSTGQCLENDIVSLATYKVRVNKEVVEINA, from the coding sequence ATGAGTAAATGGATTAATGTTTGTCAGCTAAACGACATCACCCCAAACACAGGCGTTTGCGCGCTGGTTAATGGTAAGCAAGTTGCTATCTTCCGTCCACGTGACAATGAAGAGTTATTCGCTATCGATAATATGGACCCGTTTGCGAAATCAAATGTACTGTCTCGCGGTCTTATTTGTGAGCATGATGAACAACTATGGGTGGCAAGTCCGCTTAAAAAACAACGATTTAACTTATCAACTGGTCAGTGTTTAGAAAATGATATTGTCTCACTCGCTACATATAAAGTGCGAGTGAACAAAGAAGTTGTTGAGATTAATGCTTAA
- a CDS encoding HD domain-containing phosphohydrolase: MKPISFRTYLSGIFILLFSIFSLTTIVAELSHVESEKSNFTNEYVKKYTSNLKGQINLISSPAITSLDMLVVADLIGNDETDFGWLAPIATTLIKNPYITSLYTANQAGKSVFIYRITEDTRKAETTLPANAIFKVNFNQVGGLQRRVFLDRDLQVLISEYYDNDNYDPRKRSWFKEPKADGHISVSKPYLFFPSQHLGITFSRRTYDESSVVAADFDYKSLSRVTHDMAYSEQAKTFLLTPEKGVIASNFGMNKAYSLDKGDSEVVNALVDLENLAPFETAMQSITYNGQLSRLLITPISVGDKHVLYLVNLLKEQDFLATSTYLKSHFNVKNMLFLTFFFFVVSILSTRRIAKPLIYLNKSLVNIQTFKYRRKEYKPSNIAEIDQLNETMMLMESVLVDFFNNLYHVARSSKPEELSASIVDQAEVILSASSCQLFINNRSNRQEFRLAANSGVIPEFELQSFARHNNDVFDKHVHKLSEQDGKIIFSGGSCKNGFIIPLMNRKEENIGVLVIGFEGKMDKTVYDRIRLVRNFIGFNEIVLEHLEKEQEQQELFHSFVMMTATALDTKSPYTGGHCQRVPEITKLIATAAESDTERFADFSLTSKSWEELLVAAWLHDCGKVTTPDYIMDKATKLETIYDRIHEIRMRYEVLKRDAEIDYWQSIAKGMDATQAQLVCDNLKVELDKEFAFIASCNPGSEFLAPEKQQRLAEIAQRTWLRTLPDDIGISQQALAQKSCSQAQLPVIENVLADKCEHLCAWEEKQKQNKHSKRDFKILQPDHRFNRGEIHNLMVKAGTLTEEERYHINDHIVQTYIMLDQIMYPEYLKNVPLIAGSHHEKMNGEGYPLKLKGDEIPVGGRMIAVADIFEALTASDRPYKDAKKLSQALKIMAFMVKDEHLDHDVFDLFLTKGIYQSYAQQYLKPAQLDSVDVDMLRAIYYKG, from the coding sequence ATGAAACCAATTTCTTTTCGAACGTACCTCTCAGGTATATTCATTCTATTGTTTAGTATTTTCAGTTTGACGACGATCGTGGCAGAGTTAAGCCATGTGGAGTCTGAAAAATCGAACTTTACAAATGAATATGTCAAAAAATATACCAGCAATTTAAAAGGGCAAATAAACCTTATTTCAAGCCCTGCGATCACATCGCTCGATATGCTTGTTGTCGCAGACTTAATTGGGAATGATGAGACTGATTTTGGATGGTTAGCGCCAATTGCTACAACACTCATTAAAAATCCTTACATCACCTCTTTATATACGGCAAATCAAGCTGGGAAGTCTGTTTTCATTTATCGGATAACAGAGGATACGCGTAAAGCCGAAACGACACTACCCGCAAATGCGATATTTAAGGTTAACTTTAATCAGGTGGGCGGACTGCAACGCCGCGTATTTTTAGATCGTGATTTACAGGTGCTCATATCGGAGTATTACGATAATGATAATTACGACCCTAGGAAACGTTCTTGGTTTAAAGAGCCAAAAGCGGATGGCCATATTTCCGTTTCAAAGCCGTATTTATTTTTCCCATCTCAGCATTTAGGCATTACATTCTCGCGTCGTACATACGATGAAAGCAGTGTTGTCGCGGCCGATTTTGATTATAAATCGTTATCACGTGTGACTCATGATATGGCTTATTCTGAGCAGGCAAAGACCTTTTTATTAACGCCTGAGAAAGGTGTCATTGCAAGTAATTTTGGTATGAATAAAGCGTATTCATTAGATAAAGGTGATAGCGAAGTTGTTAACGCTTTGGTTGATTTAGAGAATCTGGCACCATTTGAAACAGCGATGCAATCTATTACTTATAATGGCCAGCTTTCTCGATTGTTAATTACACCGATCAGCGTTGGTGACAAGCATGTACTCTATCTTGTGAATCTATTAAAAGAACAAGATTTCTTGGCGACATCGACTTATTTAAAATCGCACTTTAACGTTAAGAATATGCTCTTTTTAACATTCTTCTTTTTTGTGGTTAGTATTTTGTCGACAAGACGTATTGCGAAGCCACTGATCTATTTAAATAAGTCTTTGGTTAATATACAAACGTTTAAATATCGTCGTAAAGAATACAAGCCATCAAATATTGCAGAGATTGATCAGCTCAATGAAACCATGATGCTGATGGAAAGCGTTCTCGTCGACTTTTTCAATAACCTTTACCATGTTGCACGCTCTTCTAAACCTGAAGAATTATCTGCATCGATTGTAGATCAAGCGGAAGTTATTCTATCTGCGAGCAGTTGCCAGCTGTTTATTAACAATAGATCAAATAGACAAGAATTTCGTCTTGCCGCAAATTCAGGGGTTATTCCTGAATTCGAATTACAATCGTTTGCTCGTCATAATAACGATGTATTTGATAAACATGTGCACAAGCTGTCTGAGCAAGATGGCAAGATCATTTTTTCTGGTGGTTCGTGTAAGAACGGCTTTATTATTCCTTTAATGAATCGAAAAGAAGAAAACATAGGTGTTCTAGTTATTGGCTTTGAAGGAAAAATGGATAAAACTGTTTACGATCGTATTCGTTTGGTTCGAAACTTTATTGGCTTTAACGAAATTGTATTGGAGCACTTAGAAAAAGAGCAGGAGCAACAAGAACTGTTCCATTCTTTTGTCATGATGACTGCGACTGCATTAGATACGAAATCTCCTTACACGGGGGGGCATTGTCAGCGAGTACCGGAAATTACTAAATTGATAGCGACAGCTGCTGAATCAGATACTGAGAGGTTTGCTGACTTTTCTTTAACATCAAAAAGCTGGGAAGAACTGCTTGTTGCAGCCTGGTTACACGATTGCGGAAAAGTAACAACACCAGACTACATCATGGATAAGGCGACGAAGCTCGAAACCATTTATGATCGTATACACGAGATCCGTATGCGCTATGAAGTGCTAAAACGAGATGCAGAGATTGATTACTGGCAGTCAATAGCGAAGGGCATGGATGCGACTCAAGCGCAGTTGGTTTGTGACAACCTCAAAGTTGAATTAGATAAAGAGTTTGCCTTTATAGCAAGTTGTAACCCAGGTAGTGAATTTTTAGCACCAGAAAAACAGCAGCGCTTAGCAGAGATCGCTCAACGTACCTGGCTAAGAACATTGCCGGATGATATTGGTATTTCTCAGCAGGCTTTAGCACAAAAATCGTGTAGTCAGGCACAGCTTCCCGTTATTGAAAATGTATTAGCGGACAAGTGTGAACATTTATGTGCATGGGAAGAGAAACAAAAGCAGAATAAACACAGCAAACGTGATTTTAAAATATTACAACCCGATCATCGTTTTAATCGTGGTGAGATTCATAACCTCATGGTGAAGGCGGGGACGCTAACAGAAGAAGAGCGTTACCATATTAATGATCACATTGTGCAAACATACATTATGCTCGATCAGATTATGTATCCGGAGTATTTAAAAAATGTGCCTTTAATTGCGGGTAGTCACCATGAAAAAATGAATGGTGAAGGTTATCCGTTAAAGTTAAAAGGTGACGAGATCCCTGTTGGTGGTCGTATGATTGCTGTCGCAGATATTTTTGAAGCACTAACGGCTTCTGATCGTCCGTACAAAGATGCTAAAAAGCTAAGCCAAGCATTAAAGATTATGGCCTTTATGGTGAAAGATGAGCATCTTGATCATGATGTATTTGATCTGTTTTTAACAAAAGGCATATACCAGTCATATGCACAACAATACTTAAAACCAGCGCAGCTGGATAGTGTCGATGTTGATATGCTGAGGGCTATTTACTATAAGGGCTAG
- a CDS encoding porin family protein — translation MKTTIGLAALLLATSAAHANVQQDLDQDLTPQYKGFYVGAGLGNTKFESSDDASTSLFEDDGQTVKILAGYQFSKVFALEGQYTKYSELKSGSYSISPTAFSLSANLGYSFENGLRPFGIIGVSALDLDESVQTLQDDSSAAVRYGLGLEYAPVQLKGLAVRVGYEVDFFAIEFVGPGASVTNDYTLEAFYVSASYKF, via the coding sequence ATGAAAACAACAATAGGCTTGGCTGCGCTACTTTTAGCAACCTCTGCTGCTCATGCAAATGTACAACAAGATCTTGATCAAGATTTAACGCCGCAATATAAAGGTTTTTATGTTGGTGCTGGTCTTGGTAACACAAAATTTGAGAGTAGTGATGATGCAAGTACTTCTCTATTCGAAGATGATGGCCAAACAGTTAAAATATTAGCCGGTTATCAGTTCAGTAAAGTATTTGCATTAGAAGGGCAATATACTAAATACAGTGAACTAAAATCAGGTTCTTATAGTATTTCGCCAACGGCATTTTCGTTAAGCGCTAATCTTGGTTATAGCTTTGAAAATGGCCTACGTCCATTTGGTATTATTGGTGTTTCTGCGCTGGATTTAGATGAGTCAGTGCAAACTCTGCAAGATGATAGTAGTGCTGCTGTACGTTATGGCCTTGGTCTTGAGTACGCTCCGGTACAATTAAAGGGCCTTGCCGTTCGCGTTGGTTATGAAGTTGATTTCTTCGCTATTGAATTTGTTGGTCCAGGTGCGAGTGTTACAAATGATTATACACTTGAAGCATTCTATGTTTCAGCGTCGTATAAATTCTAA
- a CDS encoding outer membrane beta-barrel protein, giving the protein MKKTIGMIVLLLTTSTVQAKIMTTDNTEAKQPSASVSATSDQKVKGLYFGVGAGATEFEHLDYNGPTVDSDDNMIKFIAGYQFSRIFALEGQYTKYGEINGYGWEPTAVSLTANLGYTFSNGLRPFGVAGFSAIDLNKQYDSGLEDKGVGLRYGFGLEYAPAVLSGFSARVGYEIDIFGIEYTYSSDSSGYSYGYTEIEEFALGSFYASVAYKF; this is encoded by the coding sequence ATGAAAAAAACAATTGGAATGATAGTTCTGCTGCTCACTACGTCGACGGTTCAAGCAAAGATTATGACCACTGATAATACTGAAGCTAAACAACCGTCAGCGTCGGTCTCGGCTACATCAGATCAAAAAGTGAAAGGTTTGTATTTCGGTGTTGGTGCTGGAGCTACAGAATTTGAGCACCTTGATTATAATGGCCCGACTGTCGATTCGGATGATAATATGATTAAATTTATAGCGGGTTATCAGTTTAGCCGCATATTTGCATTGGAAGGGCAGTATACAAAATACGGAGAGATAAATGGCTATGGTTGGGAACCAACGGCTGTCTCTTTGACTGCTAATCTTGGTTACACGTTTAGTAATGGCTTACGCCCATTTGGTGTTGCTGGTTTTTCTGCGATTGATTTAAATAAGCAGTATGACTCTGGTCTAGAAGATAAAGGTGTTGGTCTGCGTTATGGTTTTGGACTTGAATATGCACCAGCAGTGCTTAGTGGTTTTAGTGCGCGTGTAGGTTATGAAATTGATATTTTTGGTATTGAATATACCTATAGCAGTGATAGCAGTGGTTACAGTTATGGCTATACAGAAATTGAAGAGTTCGCATTAGGCTCATTTTATGCGTCTGTAGCTTATAAGTTCTAA